One window of the Brevibacterium limosum genome contains the following:
- a CDS encoding shikimate dehydrogenase family protein encodes MRILAAVLGSPIAHSKSPLLHRAAFTALGMESSEYSRFELGADELEGFLDSHPDHTGFSLTMPLKDRLVSLAAERGWRVDETAALTAAGNTLVRRGGRVQVANTDVEGIVRVISARADAEVEGAGDGRATILGAGATAASALVACRDLGITHVDLRVRNPDRARRVLDLAERIGLTASVGDLTRIGPSAIVISTLPAEAAPDPVWDDSRTRGGIALDVAYAGDSTFLTGAAAHGLRPVAGTAMLVEQAVAQFEMFLGAAQSAAGDAGNGSAIDIRDPGLRERITRAMYSALDDHAPSAQG; translated from the coding sequence GTGAGGATTCTCGCCGCGGTGCTCGGCTCGCCCATCGCACACTCGAAGTCCCCGCTGCTCCATCGGGCTGCCTTCACGGCCCTCGGCATGGAATCCAGCGAGTACTCCCGGTTCGAGCTCGGAGCCGATGAGCTCGAGGGATTCCTCGACTCCCATCCCGACCACACCGGGTTCTCGCTGACGATGCCGTTGAAGGACCGGCTCGTCTCTCTCGCCGCCGAACGCGGGTGGAGGGTCGACGAGACGGCCGCACTGACGGCAGCCGGCAATACCCTGGTCCGCCGCGGCGGTCGGGTGCAGGTGGCGAATACCGACGTCGAAGGCATCGTGCGTGTGATCTCTGCGCGCGCGGATGCGGAAGTCGAAGGTGCGGGAGACGGTCGGGCGACGATCCTCGGGGCCGGAGCCACGGCCGCCTCGGCGCTCGTGGCCTGCCGCGATCTCGGGATCACCCATGTGGACCTGCGCGTCCGCAACCCCGACCGCGCCCGCCGGGTCCTCGACCTGGCCGAGCGGATCGGACTGACCGCCTCGGTGGGGGATCTGACCCGGATCGGCCCGTCGGCGATCGTCATCTCGACCCTCCCCGCCGAGGCGGCCCCCGACCCGGTCTGGGACGATTCCCGCACGAGGGGCGGCATCGCCCTCGACGTCGCCTACGCCGGTGATTCGACCTTCCTCACCGGGGCCGCCGCCCACGGTCTGCGACCTGTCGCCGGAACCGCCATGCTCGTCGAACAGGCCGTCGCCCAGTTCGAGATGTTCCTCGGTGCGGCACAGTCGGCAGCGGGAGACGCCGGGAACGGATCCGCGATCGACATCCGGGATCCGGGACTGCGGGAACGCATCACCCGCGCCATGTACTCGGCCCTCGACGATCACGCTCCTTCGGCCCAAGGCTGA
- a CDS encoding A24 family peptidase: MMHGMVIGVSVLIAVVVGLVLARTLRTWIADDAHAAVLEGSRGNVGLVIVGTLIAAIGSLALPVGEALKTPADHIGAALLLGAVAGSTPFLVRADVLVRRLPDRIVWPLIGIGLVTAVVASVLGGSSVWFLVLFAGVTAALLFAGLHLLGRAMNARTMGLGDVKLAFVVFSTATLFDPFAPALVLVAMMFISGIWALIGAIRAGRVRGVTIAFGPAMLSGMWLGCLFAPILL, translated from the coding sequence GTGATGCATGGGATGGTCATCGGCGTGTCCGTACTCATCGCTGTGGTCGTCGGCCTGGTGCTGGCGCGGACTCTGCGCACCTGGATCGCCGATGACGCTCACGCCGCCGTTCTCGAGGGCTCCCGCGGGAACGTCGGACTCGTCATCGTCGGAACCCTCATCGCGGCGATCGGCAGCCTCGCGCTGCCCGTCGGTGAGGCGCTGAAGACTCCGGCCGACCACATCGGCGCAGCACTTCTGCTGGGCGCCGTCGCCGGGAGCACTCCGTTCCTCGTCCGCGCCGACGTCCTGGTCCGGCGACTGCCCGATCGGATCGTCTGGCCTCTCATCGGCATCGGTCTCGTCACCGCTGTCGTCGCCTCGGTTCTGGGCGGTTCGAGCGTCTGGTTCCTCGTCCTCTTCGCCGGGGTCACCGCCGCACTCCTCTTCGCCGGTCTGCACCTGCTGGGACGGGCCATGAACGCACGGACCATGGGGCTCGGCGATGTCAAACTCGCCTTCGTCGTGTTCTCCACCGCCACCCTCTTCGATCCTTTCGCACCGGCCCTCGTCCTCGTGGCCATGATGTTCATCAGCGGGATCTGGGCGCTCATCGGCGCGATCCGGGCCGGTCGGGTGCGCGGGGTGACCATCGCCTTCGGACCCGCGATGCTATCCGGCATGTGGCTCGGGTGCCTGTTCGCACCGATCCTTTTGTAG
- the aroC gene encoding chorismate synthase has product MLRWLTAGESHGEALTGIIEGLPAHVPITRDDIRASLARRRLGYGRGARMKFEADDVRLLGGVRHGETLGSPVAIEVGNTEWPKWESVMSSDPVDASELEGLARNAPLTRPRPGHADIVGMQKYGFDEARPVLERASARETAMRVALGTVAAKFLGELGITLVSHTVAIGGAEHAADALPELPTAADVDALDADPVRCFDAELSAAMVTEIDAAKKSGDTLGGVVEVLAYDLPPGLGSHVHWDRRLDSRLAGALMGIQAIKGVEVGDGFLTTKRPGSKAHDELAVGEDGLRRTSNRAGGTEGGMSTGGPLRVRAGMKPIATVPRALSTVDVETGEAAKANHQRSDVCAVPASGVVAEAMVALVLAEAVVEKFGGDSVAETKRNLDAYVAAIPENLRIGR; this is encoded by the coding sequence ATGTTGAGATGGCTGACTGCAGGCGAATCCCACGGCGAAGCGCTGACCGGGATCATTGAAGGGCTTCCCGCCCATGTACCGATCACCAGGGACGATATTCGTGCGAGCCTGGCTCGCCGCCGACTCGGCTATGGTCGCGGCGCACGAATGAAGTTCGAAGCCGACGATGTGCGCCTCCTCGGCGGCGTCCGACACGGGGAGACCTTGGGCTCACCCGTGGCGATCGAGGTCGGCAACACCGAATGGCCGAAATGGGAATCCGTGATGAGCTCGGACCCCGTCGACGCGTCCGAACTCGAAGGACTCGCGCGCAACGCCCCACTGACCCGTCCGCGCCCGGGCCATGCCGATATCGTCGGCATGCAGAAGTACGGCTTCGACGAAGCCCGCCCCGTGCTCGAACGGGCCTCGGCCCGGGAGACCGCGATGCGCGTGGCACTGGGCACGGTGGCCGCGAAGTTCCTCGGCGAGCTGGGCATCACCCTCGTCTCCCACACCGTCGCCATCGGCGGCGCCGAACATGCCGCAGATGCGCTGCCCGAACTGCCGACCGCAGCCGATGTCGACGCTCTGGACGCCGATCCGGTCCGCTGCTTCGACGCCGAACTCTCGGCGGCGATGGTGACCGAGATCGACGCGGCGAAGAAGTCCGGGGACACCCTCGGCGGAGTCGTCGAAGTCCTCGCCTACGATCTGCCTCCGGGACTCGGCTCCCATGTCCATTGGGACCGTCGTCTCGACTCCCGCCTGGCCGGTGCCCTCATGGGCATCCAGGCGATCAAAGGAGTCGAGGTCGGGGACGGGTTCCTCACCACGAAGCGTCCCGGCTCGAAAGCCCATGACGAACTCGCCGTCGGCGAGGACGGTCTCCGCCGCACGAGCAACCGCGCCGGCGGCACCGAGGGCGGAATGTCCACGGGCGGTCCGCTGCGTGTGCGGGCGGGAATGAAGCCGATCGCCACCGTCCCGCGCGCCCTGTCCACCGTCGACGTCGAAACCGGTGAAGCCGCGAAGGCGAACCACCAGCGCTCCGACGTCTGCGCGGTGCCCGCCTCCGGAGTCGTCGCCGAAGCCATGGTGGCTCTCGTGCTCGCCGAGGCGGTCGTCGAGAAGTTCGGCGGAGACTCCGTCGCCGAGACGAAGCGGAACCTGGACGCCTACGTCGCGGCCATTCCGGAGAACCTCCGTATCGGGCGATGA
- a CDS encoding shikimate kinase, whose product MNHTPLPKPVPPLEPVPAALSRIVLSGPPAAGKSTIGRLLADRLGLPLTDTDANIVDKYGVISEIFVERGEDHFRRIEREVVRRALRRLLDRPGIVSLGGGAILNPGTRAQLKHPAIKVVHIDIDLDTVAQRLTAPHRPLLRGAGSPVENWLALVTEREPLYEQVATFRVQASNSPPSTVVNRVVDVLTGLQRAEEYAKYASPDEDGLRPEN is encoded by the coding sequence ATGAACCACACCCCGCTGCCCAAACCGGTTCCACCCCTGGAACCGGTCCCCGCCGCGCTGTCGCGCATCGTGCTCTCCGGCCCGCCGGCGGCAGGGAAGTCGACGATCGGTCGGCTGCTCGCCGATCGCCTCGGCCTGCCGCTGACGGACACGGACGCGAATATCGTCGACAAGTACGGGGTCATCTCGGAGATCTTCGTCGAACGCGGCGAAGACCACTTCCGGCGCATCGAACGTGAGGTCGTGCGCAGAGCACTGCGTCGTCTGCTCGATCGGCCGGGCATCGTGTCACTGGGCGGAGGGGCGATCCTCAACCCGGGCACGCGGGCACAGCTGAAGCATCCGGCGATCAAGGTCGTGCACATCGATATCGACCTCGACACCGTGGCACAGCGGCTCACCGCCCCGCATCGGCCGCTGCTGCGCGGCGCCGGAAGCCCGGTGGAGAACTGGCTGGCGCTGGTCACCGAACGCGAACCGCTGTACGAACAGGTCGCGACCTTCCGGGTGCAGGCCTCGAACTCACCGCCGTCGACGGTCGTCAACCGCGTCGTCGACGTGCTCACCGGTCTGCAGCGGGCCGAGGAGTATGCGAAGTACGCCAGCCCGGACGAGGACGGACTCCGACCCGAGAACTGA
- the aroB gene encoding 3-dehydroquinate synthase, with amino-acid sequence MSLTRINVDAGGNYPVLVGQGLLGELPELLGNRVEKVLVIHPRALRTTGETVRDDLSAAGLEAVAAEIPDAEEAKHVQVAAFCWQVLGQSDFTRSDAIVTVGGGAVSDLGGFVAATWLRGLKVIHIPTTVLGMVDASIGGKTGINTAEGKNLVGSFHAPAGVLVDLDTLGTLPENELFTGLAEVVKTGFIADPAILDLVSNHSKDEIADVHGPVLRELIERSIRVKADVVSSDFKESGRREILNYGHTLGHAIEHKERYQWRHGAAVSVGMVFAAEVASMIKSLPYEVVDLHRELLGKLGLPVGYRSDVWPQLLDTMKRDKKARGAMLRMVLLGGIGEPSTVEIPDASILFTAYQEIGEDSPTVPLGIGLGLN; translated from the coding sequence ATGAGCCTCACACGCATCAATGTGGACGCCGGCGGGAACTACCCCGTCCTCGTCGGCCAGGGCCTGCTCGGCGAACTGCCGGAGCTGCTCGGAAACCGCGTCGAGAAGGTGCTCGTCATCCACCCCCGCGCCCTGCGCACCACCGGCGAGACCGTCCGCGACGACCTCTCCGCAGCCGGCCTCGAGGCCGTGGCCGCGGAGATTCCCGACGCGGAAGAGGCCAAGCACGTCCAGGTCGCGGCCTTCTGCTGGCAGGTCCTCGGCCAATCCGACTTCACCCGCAGCGATGCCATCGTCACCGTCGGCGGGGGAGCCGTGAGCGACCTCGGCGGGTTCGTCGCCGCCACCTGGCTGCGCGGACTCAAGGTCATCCACATCCCCACCACCGTCCTCGGAATGGTCGACGCCTCCATCGGCGGCAAGACCGGAATCAACACCGCCGAAGGCAAGAACCTCGTCGGTTCCTTCCACGCTCCCGCCGGAGTCCTCGTCGACCTCGACACGCTGGGAACTCTGCCGGAGAACGAACTGTTCACCGGACTCGCCGAGGTGGTCAAGACCGGATTCATCGCCGACCCCGCGATCCTCGATCTCGTATCGAACCATTCGAAGGACGAGATCGCCGATGTGCACGGTCCCGTTCTGCGCGAACTCATCGAACGCTCCATCCGGGTCAAGGCCGATGTCGTCTCCAGCGACTTCAAGGAATCCGGACGCCGGGAGATCCTCAACTACGGACACACGCTCGGCCATGCGATCGAACACAAGGAGCGCTACCAATGGCGCCACGGCGCCGCCGTATCCGTGGGCATGGTCTTCGCCGCCGAGGTGGCCTCGATGATCAAGAGCCTGCCCTACGAAGTCGTCGACCTCCACCGTGAGCTGCTCGGCAAGCTCGGACTGCCCGTCGGCTACCGCTCCGATGTGTGGCCCCAGCTGCTGGACACGATGAAGAGGGACAAGAAGGCCCGCGGAGCGATGCTGCGGATGGTGCTGCTGGGCGGTATCGGTGAACCCAGCACGGTCGAGATCCCCGACGCCTCGATCCTCTTCACCGCCTACCAGGAGATCGGCGAGGATTCGCCGACGGTTCCCCTCGGCATCGGCCTCGGGCTCAACTGA
- the efp gene encoding elongation factor P, protein MATTNDLKNGLVLNLDNQLWQVLEFQHVKPGKGPAFVRTKLKSVTSGKIIDRTFNAGTKVETANVDRRDMQYLYHDGTDYVFMDSEDYDQVNISAELVGDAANYMLENQQLQISFHEGTPLSVELPPSVELTITHTEPGLQGDRSTGGSKPATLETGYEIQVPLFLEEGVKVKVDTRSGDYLGRVK, encoded by the coding sequence GTGGCGACAACGAACGACCTGAAGAACGGCCTTGTGCTCAACCTCGACAACCAGCTGTGGCAGGTGCTGGAGTTCCAGCACGTCAAGCCCGGCAAGGGGCCGGCGTTCGTTCGCACCAAGCTCAAGAGCGTGACGAGCGGCAAGATCATCGACAGGACCTTCAATGCCGGCACCAAGGTCGAGACCGCGAACGTCGACCGCCGCGATATGCAGTACCTCTACCATGACGGCACCGATTACGTGTTCATGGATTCCGAGGACTACGATCAGGTCAACATCTCCGCAGAGCTCGTCGGCGATGCCGCGAACTATATGCTCGAGAACCAGCAGCTGCAGATCTCCTTCCACGAAGGCACCCCGCTGTCGGTGGAGCTGCCGCCCTCGGTGGAGCTGACCATCACCCACACGGAACCCGGACTCCAGGGCGACCGTTCGACCGGCGGTTCGAAGCCGGCGACCCTCGAGACCGGCTACGAGATCCAGGTGCCCCTGTTCCTCGAAGAAGGCGTGAAGGTCAAGGTCGACACCCGCAGCGGCGACTACCTCGGACGCGTCAAGTAA
- the nusB gene encoding transcription antitermination factor NusB, whose protein sequence is MASARTRARRRALELLFEAGQRRMAMDELVTMRSNDPDYPMKEYAVEIVRGITEKQAEIDEIISTYAQGWTLDRMPAVDRSLLEIGTWEMLFNDEVPDKVAIDEAVSLARQFSTDDSPGFVSGLLSRILDVKPTLI, encoded by the coding sequence GTGGCATCGGCACGTACTCGAGCCCGCCGCAGGGCTCTTGAGCTGCTCTTCGAAGCCGGGCAGCGTCGGATGGCCATGGACGAACTCGTCACCATGCGATCGAACGATCCCGACTACCCGATGAAGGAATACGCGGTCGAGATCGTCAGGGGCATCACCGAGAAGCAGGCGGAGATCGACGAGATCATCTCCACCTACGCGCAAGGCTGGACCCTGGACCGCATGCCGGCCGTCGACCGGTCGCTGCTGGAGATCGGAACCTGGGAGATGCTGTTCAACGACGAGGTCCCCGACAAGGTGGCCATCGACGAAGCAGTGTCTCTGGCCAGGCAGTTCTCCACAGATGACTCACCGGGCTTCGTCTCGGGGCTGCTCTCGCGCATCCTCGACGTCAAACCGACACTCATCTGA
- the pyrR gene encoding bifunctional pyr operon transcriptional regulator/uracil phosphoribosyltransferase PyrR: MTQRTVLDAPDISRAITRIAHEIIESNKGSDDLVLLGIPRRGVPLAHRLAEAIASISGPPATAAELAGSLDITMYRDDLRGGSYRAPEPTSIPTAGIDAKTVVLVDDVLFSGRTIRAGLDALADVGRPAKVRLAVLVDRGHRDLPIRADHVGKNLPTSSSERVNVSLTEIDGDDAVTISGGRG; the protein is encoded by the coding sequence ATGACACAGCGAACAGTGCTGGACGCCCCCGATATCTCGCGGGCGATCACCCGCATCGCTCACGAGATCATCGAATCCAATAAGGGCAGCGACGATCTCGTCCTCCTCGGCATCCCGCGCCGCGGAGTACCGCTGGCCCACCGGCTCGCCGAGGCGATCGCCTCGATCTCCGGGCCGCCCGCGACCGCAGCAGAACTGGCCGGCAGCCTCGACATCACGATGTACCGCGACGATCTGCGCGGCGGCTCGTACCGGGCACCGGAACCCACATCCATCCCGACCGCGGGCATCGATGCGAAGACCGTCGTCCTCGTCGACGATGTGCTCTTCTCCGGACGCACCATCCGCGCCGGTCTCGATGCTCTCGCCGATGTCGGCCGTCCCGCCAAGGTCCGCCTCGCCGTCCTCGTCGACCGCGGGCACCGGGACCTGCCCATCCGCGCCGACCATGTGGGCAAGAACCTGCCGACGTCGAGCAGCGAACGCGTCAACGTCTCCCTGACCGAAATCGACGGAGACGATGCCGTGACCATCTCGGGGGGCCGCGGATGA
- a CDS encoding aspartate carbamoyltransferase catalytic subunit, translated as MKHLLDTASLSREDAIAILDIAEEMTLVSEREVKKLPVLRGRTVVNLFFEDSTRTRLSFEAAAKRLSADVLNFSAQGSSVSKGESLQDTIQTVSAMGADAIVVRHSGAGTAHRLAHTGWIDVPVVNAGDGTHEHPTQALLDAFTLRRALAGVPASGPVTGGPRGQGLDGAKVAIVGDVLHSRVARSNVHLLARLGADVHLIAPPTLLPWGVEDWPVTVHFDFDSALSSEDFAAVMMLRVQHERMHESFFPNEREYARLWGLSAARLATLPESTFIMHPGPMNRGFEISAAAADSPRALVLDQVENGVSVRMAVLYRLLTGQEETND; from the coding sequence ATGAAGCATCTGCTCGACACCGCCTCACTCAGCCGCGAGGACGCCATCGCCATCCTCGACATCGCCGAGGAGATGACTCTCGTCTCCGAACGCGAAGTCAAGAAGCTGCCCGTGCTGCGCGGACGCACCGTGGTCAACCTGTTCTTCGAGGACTCCACCCGCACACGACTGTCCTTCGAGGCCGCGGCCAAACGGCTGTCGGCGGACGTGCTCAACTTCTCCGCCCAAGGCTCGTCCGTGTCGAAGGGCGAGAGCCTCCAGGACACCATCCAGACGGTCTCGGCCATGGGCGCCGATGCCATCGTCGTCCGCCACTCCGGGGCCGGCACCGCTCATCGCCTCGCCCACACCGGGTGGATCGACGTCCCCGTCGTCAACGCCGGCGACGGCACCCACGAGCACCCCACCCAAGCCCTGCTCGACGCGTTCACCCTGCGCCGGGCACTGGCCGGAGTCCCCGCCTCGGGACCGGTGACCGGAGGACCGCGCGGTCAGGGACTCGACGGCGCGAAGGTCGCGATCGTCGGAGACGTCCTGCACTCCCGGGTGGCACGATCGAACGTACACCTGCTCGCCCGCCTCGGTGCAGACGTCCACCTCATCGCCCCACCCACCCTGCTGCCCTGGGGAGTGGAGGACTGGCCGGTGACCGTTCACTTCGACTTCGATTCGGCACTGAGCTCCGAGGACTTCGCGGCAGTGATGATGCTGCGGGTCCAGCACGAGCGGATGCACGAATCCTTCTTCCCCAACGAACGCGAGTACGCCCGTCTGTGGGGACTGAGCGCGGCCCGACTGGCCACCCTGCCCGAGTCGACCTTCATCATGCACCCGGGCCCCATGAACCGCGGTTTCGAAATCTCCGCTGCCGCAGCGGACTCACCCCGCGCCCTCGTCCTCGACCAAGTCGAGAACGGAGTGAGCGTGCGCATGGCGGTCCTCTACCGTCTGCTGACCGGTCAGGAGGAGACCAATGACTGA
- a CDS encoding dihydroorotase, translating into MTDYLIRGADVLGRGVADVAISDGRIVDPELLGSGDCETVDAAGLVALPGLVDMHTHLREPGKEDAETVLTGSRSAASGGFTCVHAMANTAPVADTAGVVEQVHRLGRAAGFTEVVPVGAVTTGLEGRQLAELGAMARSGARVRMFSDDGICVSDPLLMRRALEYVKTFDGIIAQHAQEPRLTEGAQMNEGTVSAELGLPGWPAVAEESIIARDVLLAEHVGSRLHICHVSTAGSVDLIRWAKARGIAVTAEVTPHHLMLTDELVRTFDPVFKVNPPLRTDRDVQALRAALADGTIDVVGTDHAPHTSEHKCSEWTAAAMGMVGMESALSIVVAAMADHDFDFGDVARVMSAAPARITGASGHGSLEIGASANIVLVDPAAPHRIEPADHATKGRNNPFAGIAVTAQVTDTFFYGHRVLAAGALTTPHPAGATWTEQ; encoded by the coding sequence ATGACTGATTACCTCATCCGCGGTGCCGATGTGCTCGGACGCGGCGTCGCCGATGTCGCGATTAGCGACGGACGCATCGTCGACCCCGAACTCCTGGGCTCAGGCGACTGCGAGACCGTCGATGCCGCAGGCCTCGTGGCCCTGCCGGGACTCGTCGACATGCACACCCACCTGCGCGAACCGGGCAAGGAAGATGCCGAGACCGTCCTCACCGGATCCCGGTCGGCGGCGTCGGGCGGATTCACCTGCGTCCACGCCATGGCCAACACCGCGCCCGTGGCCGACACCGCCGGAGTCGTCGAACAGGTGCACCGCCTCGGTCGCGCCGCCGGATTCACCGAAGTCGTGCCCGTCGGTGCCGTGACCACCGGGCTCGAAGGCCGGCAGCTGGCCGAACTGGGTGCCATGGCACGTTCGGGTGCCCGCGTGCGGATGTTCTCGGACGACGGCATCTGCGTCTCCGATCCGCTGCTCATGCGCCGCGCCCTCGAATACGTCAAGACCTTCGACGGGATCATCGCCCAGCACGCACAGGAACCGCGTCTGACCGAAGGCGCGCAGATGAACGAGGGAACGGTCTCGGCCGAACTCGGACTGCCCGGCTGGCCCGCCGTCGCCGAGGAGTCGATCATCGCCCGCGATGTGCTCCTGGCCGAACACGTCGGGTCCCGACTGCACATCTGCCATGTCTCCACGGCCGGCAGCGTCGACCTGATCCGCTGGGCCAAGGCCCGGGGGATCGCCGTGACCGCCGAGGTGACTCCGCACCACCTCATGCTCACCGACGAACTCGTGCGCACCTTCGACCCTGTGTTCAAGGTCAATCCTCCGCTGCGCACAGATCGGGACGTGCAGGCGCTCCGGGCTGCCCTGGCCGACGGCACGATCGACGTCGTCGGCACCGACCACGCCCCACACACCTCCGAACACAAATGCAGCGAGTGGACCGCCGCAGCCATGGGCATGGTCGGTATGGAATCCGCCCTGTCCATCGTCGTCGCCGCCATGGCCGACCACGACTTCGACTTCGGCGATGTGGCCCGTGTGATGTCCGCGGCCCCGGCCCGCATCACCGGAGCCTCCGGGCACGGCAGCCTCGAGATCGGGGCGAGCGCGAACATCGTCCTCGTCGACCCGGCCGCACCGCACCGCATCGAACCCGCCGACCACGCCACGAAGGGACGCAACAATCCCTTCGCCGGCATCGCCGTGACCGCACAGGTCACCGACACCTTCTTCTACGGCCACCGGGTACTGGCCGCAGGGGCTCTCACCACACCCCACCCGGCAGGAGCAACATGGACCGAACAGTAG
- a CDS encoding PH-like domain-containing protein, producing the protein MDRTVGTLIVAAVILLVIVAIAWGWSRRKRAQAQVVIPPKPHLGIKPVADPVEGSYVSTTKAGHPLERVAVHGLGIRTTGELVVTDGGVIMDLAGREDFLIPRRDIVSVDTTNGMIGKFVERGGIIRITWHLGDTLVDTGFRARYAASTTPTVDRIRDMIEEAQ; encoded by the coding sequence ATGGACCGAACAGTAGGCACACTCATCGTCGCCGCAGTCATCCTCCTCGTGATCGTCGCGATCGCATGGGGATGGAGCCGACGCAAACGGGCCCAGGCGCAAGTCGTGATTCCGCCGAAGCCCCATCTGGGGATCAAGCCCGTGGCCGATCCCGTCGAAGGCTCCTATGTGTCGACGACGAAGGCCGGTCATCCGCTCGAACGCGTCGCCGTCCACGGTCTGGGCATCCGCACCACCGGGGAACTCGTCGTCACCGACGGGGGAGTGATCATGGACCTGGCCGGCCGCGAAGACTTCCTCATCCCGCGCCGCGACATCGTCTCCGTGGACACCACGAACGGGATGATCGGCAAATTCGTCGAACGCGGAGGCATCATCCGCATCACCTGGCACCTCGGCGACACCCTCGTCGACACGGGCTTCCGCGCCCGCTACGCCGCGTCCACCACCCCCACCGTCGACCGCATCCGCGACATGATCGAAGAGGCACAATGA
- the carA gene encoding glutamine-hydrolyzing carbamoyl-phosphate synthase small subunit — MSFSTTPAVLVLEDGRTFHGSAYGHLGETTGEAVFVTAMSGYQETLTDPSYHRQIVIQAAPHIGNTGVNRTDDESARIWAAGYVVRDASRISSNWRSEGDLVDWLTESGIVGISDVDTRALTRHLRDKGAMRVGIFSGPAAAASESELLARVRASPQMAGANLVDEVSVTEPTFFPARGEKRFSVAAVDLGIKSMTPERLTERGIDVHLLPSTISIEEIRALGVDGVFFSNGPGDPAAADDQVELLRAVLDSGLPFFGICFGNQLLGRALGFGTYKLPFGHRGINVPVMDRTTGKVEITSQNHGFAVDAPLEGETIAPHKADYGRVTVSHVCLNDDVVEGLACLDIPAFSVQFHPEAAAGPHDSSYLFDRFVDLMSASQADSAAQA, encoded by the coding sequence ATGAGCTTTTCCACCACCCCCGCCGTCCTCGTCCTCGAAGACGGCCGGACTTTCCACGGATCCGCCTACGGACACCTCGGCGAGACCACCGGTGAGGCCGTGTTCGTCACCGCCATGTCCGGCTACCAGGAGACGCTGACCGACCCGTCCTACCACCGGCAGATCGTCATCCAGGCCGCTCCGCACATCGGCAATACCGGCGTCAACCGCACCGACGACGAATCCGCCCGGATCTGGGCTGCCGGCTACGTCGTCCGTGACGCCTCCCGGATCTCCTCGAACTGGCGATCCGAAGGCGACCTCGTCGACTGGCTGACCGAGTCCGGGATCGTCGGCATCTCCGATGTCGACACCCGGGCCCTGACCCGACACCTGCGCGACAAGGGCGCCATGCGAGTGGGCATCTTCTCCGGCCCCGCCGCAGCGGCGTCCGAGTCCGAACTCCTCGCCCGGGTGCGGGCCTCCCCGCAGATGGCCGGAGCCAACCTCGTCGATGAAGTCTCGGTCACCGAACCCACGTTCTTCCCCGCCCGCGGGGAGAAGAGATTCAGCGTCGCCGCCGTCGACCTCGGCATCAAATCGATGACCCCGGAAAGACTGACCGAACGCGGAATCGACGTCCACCTGCTGCCGTCGACGATCAGCATCGAAGAGATCCGTGCCCTGGGCGTCGACGGAGTCTTCTTCTCCAACGGCCCCGGCGATCCCGCCGCCGCAGACGACCAGGTCGAACTGCTGCGTGCCGTGCTCGACTCGGGCCTCCCGTTCTTCGGCATCTGCTTCGGCAACCAGCTGCTCGGTCGCGCCTTGGGCTTCGGCACCTATAAGCTGCCGTTCGGCCACCGCGGCATCAACGTGCCCGTGATGGATCGGACCACCGGCAAGGTCGAGATCACCTCGCAGAACCACGGCTTCGCCGTCGACGCACCTCTCGAGGGAGAGACCATCGCCCCGCACAAGGCCGACTACGGCCGGGTCACCGTCTCCCATGTGTGCCTCAACGACGATGTCGTCGAGGGACTCGCCTGCCTCGACATCCCCGCCTTCTCCGTCCAATTCCACCCCGAGGCTGCGGCCGGCCCGCACGATTCGAGCTACCTGTTCGATCGCTTCGTCGACCTCATGTCCGCTTCCCAGGCCGATTCGGCTGCCCAGGCCTAA